Sequence from the Torulaspora globosa chromosome 4, complete sequence genome:
TGGGAAGTGGAGTTACTTaccaaggaagatgaaggaagGATAGGAGCTTTCGGTGTtatttcatctttcaataATGTTAGCGGGCTTTATATGGATATGGGTGGAGGAAGCACTCAAATCTCATGGATCAGTTGTATAAATGGCGAGATCAAACAATCGGATACCCCCGTTTCACTTCCGTACGGTGCTGGTGCACTGTCACGTCGTTTGAAagtggaagagaaaagagcacTATTTCTagaaatcaaagaagcGTACAGTAGTGCAATAAAAAAGATAAACATACCACAGAACATGATagatgaagcaaaagaaAAAGGAGGGTTTGATCTTTTTACCTGTGGCGGTGGACTGAGAGGGATGGGGCATCTGTTGCTATCACAATCAAAAGACTATCCCATCCAAACCATCATAAATGGGTTCTCTTGTTCGTACGAAGATTTCTCAGCAATGTGTGATTAtctgtttttgaagagaaaagtACCAGGGTCGAAAGATTCTAAAATTTTTAAGGTCTCTGACAGAAGAGCGTCTCAACTTCCAGCTGTGGGATTGCTGATGAGCGCTGCATTCGACTCTCTACCACGGATAAAAACGGTACATTTTAGCGAGGGCGGGGTCAGAGAAGGCACTTTGTATTCGATTCTTCCAAGAGAAATTCGCGCTCAAGATCCCCTGATCATAGCAACGAGGCCCTACGCCCCCCTGCTCGCTGAAAAATATTTGCAGCTACTCAAATCAGCTATACCTGAAGACTTGATTAACGACATAACATACAAGAGAATCGCGCCGGCGCTGTGTAACCTTGCTTTCGTTCATGCCTCGTACCCTAAAGAGTTGCAACCAACCGCAGCTTTGCATGTGGCAACGTCCGGCATCATAGCTGGATGTCATGGTCTCTCTCACAGAGCCCGTGCTCTGATCGGAATAGCGCTGTGCAACAGGTGGGGTGGCGACATACCTGACGTGGAAGAAAACTACATGCGTTCTTTAGAAGAGATTGTTTTGCGCGATGGCAACAAGCTCGAAAGGAGGAGAATTATATGGTGGACAAAATACATTGGTACAATCATGTACGTTATTTGCGGCGTCCACCCCGGCGGAAATATCAGAGATGGTGTTTTCAATTTCGACGTCCTTGAGAGACGCGTGCCTACGGATGATATGAAAAATCTGACTATCGATGAGGCACTGGCTACACCCAATGGTGACGGTTTAGCCAGCACGAACAACCGCAGCAGGCGGGAATTTGAAGTTGTAGTCAGAATCGGCAAAGATGATCTGAAAACAAGTGCCTCGGTACGTTCAAGAATTATTACTCTGCAGAAAAAGATAAGGAAGCTATCTCGTGGTAGCTCAGAAAAGGTCAAGGTAAGTGTTGAATTTTGCGATGAGCATTAAACAGCCAGCTCTTCGATGCTCGACGTGCATTTATCATCTTTATATGTCAAACAGCATTTCGTTTTTAATGATATACGAAGTTAGATGTAGACTGGTATAATTAAGGACTAGCTATAATAGTTTGCCACCTTGAGGCTGAAAGGACGTAGTGGTTCGGTCAGAATTGGTTGAAAGGAATATGGCGTCGTTACTGGATATGATGAAAAGCCTGTGTGTTGCTTTTGGTTCGCAGGATTATatgagctgcaagaaaTTACTAGGTCCTATCAAAACGGAACTCATCAAGAATAATCTACTCATCCCCGACCTCCAAAGCAAGAATGAAGCGTACATCAATGATCTCGCTATCGCCAATAAGTTTCTAGAAATTGGGGCCTTGGTGAGCATTTATACTCTGGATTTTGATTCATTCCAGAGTTTCTTTGCCCAGGCAAGGGTATACTATTTCTGTTCTAACCCCAGGTTGTCTGAATCTGAAAACAAATCGAAGCTTATAAGCTTATATCTGCTAGTTCTCCTATCAAAAGGTGAGATAACAAAGTTTCATTCGCAGCTTGAGTACCTCAGTAGAAATATTAGTAATTTGGAAGAGGATGAATTGCTGTCATATCCGATAAATGTAGAGAAACGGTTAATGGAAGGATCTTACAGAAAGGCATTTGATTTGTTGTCATCAGGCAGCAAGGTCCCAGAGTTCGACGTTTTCACTGAGACGCTGATAGATGCTatcagagaagaaattgctCGCAATACTGAAGTGGCTTATGAAAGTTTGCCTCTGGTGAGTATAAACGCTTTGCTCTTTTTCGCTAACGAGAAGGAATCCGAAAGATTTGCATTGGAAAGAGGCTGGACGGTTGAGCATGGTTCAGTGTATTTCAAAAAGGAAGACTTGACTGACGTCGCTGTTGAGAAGATTTCAGTGATCgagaaaactttgaagTATGCCATCAATCTCGAAGCAATTGTGTAGGATAATAGGATACAGTATCAGTTGAACTAATCGATTCATGTTTCAAACTCTGTAAATGGTTTTCTATTGTGCAAAGATATTTGTTCGTCAACATAAAGTCAGTTTATAAACGTACAAACATTTAGAAAAATAGGTCATTAAAACATAACTGGCGTCCCGCTACCGTTTTATTTAGATTCAAGGACACCAACAGACTTACCAGCAGCAAGTCTCTTCTCTGTTAGGGCGGCAATAATAGCGGCACCAGCACCAGAACCATCTTCAGATGGAACAATCTGGATTGGATATTGTTGTGGCTTTAGGTCCTTCCAGCCGTAGATgtccttcaaagcttctGCAGCTCTCTCCTTGAATCCAGGGTACTTGTTGAAGACGGAACCATCAGCGGCGATGTGTGCGGTTTCGTAACCTCTCTTTTGACAGATAGCTGCAATACCACAAACAGACAATCTAGCAGATCTAGTGCCGATTAGCTCACACAGACGTCTGATCAATTTACGTTCTGGAGAGGTGGTTTGGATACCCAAGTCCTTGCTAAACAATTCATCGGTATCTTCCAAGTTCTCAAATGGATCATCCTCAATCTTGGATGGGTAAGAAGTGTCCATGATGTAAGGAATCTTCAGCTTGGTCAAGTCTTGATCCTTAAAGATGAAACCTTGTTCGTGTAAATCGATCAACGCCAGACGCAGTAACTCACCTAAGTAGTAACCAGAGGACATCTTTTCGAAAGCTTGTTGACCTGGTCTTGGGGATTGTTCGTCAACCATAACGTCGTACTTGGTTCTTGGCAAGACCATGTGCTCATTGTCGAAAGAACCGTACTCACAGTTGATCGCCATTGGTGAGTCTGGAGTGATATCAGCTGGCAACTTACCTTCTAGCTTCTCAATACCGCTGCAAACATCGTAGTAAGCACCGTTGACACCAGTACCAAAGATGACACCCATCTTGGTCTCAGAATCAGTGTACAAAGATGCAACCAAAGTACCGGTGGTATCGTTGATCAAAGCAACAACGTCGATTGGAAgtttcttttcttccaaatgTTTTTGCAACATTGGAACAACGTCGCGGCCTTCCACGTTTGGAATGTCGAAACCCTTGGTCCATCTCTGCAAGTAGCCCTCGTTGATCTTGCTTTGAGAACATGGGTAGGAGAAAGTGAAACCCAATGGCAACTTACCCTTAACACCGTCTGGGAACTGCTCGACGATGAAGGCCTCCAAACAGTCAGCAATGAAAGCCCACAACTCTTCGTGGTTTCTGGTTGTTCTCATAGAGTCCGGCAACTTGTACTTGGACTGGGTAGAGTCGAAAGTACGGTCACCGCCcaacttgatcaagacAACTCTCAAATTGGTGCCACCCAAATCGATAGCCAAGTAGTCACCCTTCTCGGTACCGGTTGGATATTCCATCACCCAACCTGGAATCATAGGAATGTTACCACCCTTCTTGCTCAAACCCTTGTTCAACTCGCCGATGAAATGCTTAACAACAGCTCTCAATTTCTCAGGACTGACACTAAAGATCACTTCCAAACCATGGATCTGTTCCATCAAATCCTTTGGGATGTCAGCCATCGAACCCTTTCTGGCTGGTGGTTTCTTTGGACCTAAACGAACCATGATGCTATTGTTGTAGAGTacaagaagtttctgatGGGGgaaaaaagatcaattAACGGGCTAGTTTGAGCGATAACTGAGCTTGGCTTTTTTGGTAGCTAGCACAAATTAACTAGAAACAAATTTCAACTTTCACTGATTATTCATTCACATTTATATCAAACTGATTAACGTACCTCTTTTCGTGACGTTGAAAAAATCGTGTGTCTGGCTCTTTTTCTCAGCGACTCGGCATTCCACTACTTTCTACGCAAATCCCGTAGCCCCTCAGCTTCCTATTTTTCCGCCCCTCGCTCGTTCAACGGCTCCTGCTATTCAAGAAGCGCCGATCACAAGTCGCGTGGTGGTACGATACGAGCATTCGGATGCTGAGTTTTTCCTGCGGGGGCGAATGAGCTGTTTTTTCGGAAGAATCTGAGAATCGGCCGTACAGATTGTTTTTCCAGGGAGACAAAATCGGCTTACCCCTGGAAAAACTTTTTTCCGCAAAGTTCCGTGATTCTCGCTACGCGGATAAACTTGGGACATTCGAAAGCAGACCAAGAACCCCACGGGGAAATATAAGCGCTCGCGGAGGCAGGATTCTGGATCTGTGGGGCAACTGCGACGGGGTACTCAGTAGTCTGCTACAAGGAACTGCCTGTCAGCCGCCGTCGCATTCTTCGTGTGCCCCACCAAAGGTGGGGCATTTGTGGGAAATCTCACAAGACTGCCACGCGGTGGGAGGTCAGTCAAAGACGAGGCAGAACTATAAGTTCCTGTCTCCCTCGCTCAGCGGATCgagcaagatcaagattTGGTCACATGATATTCATGTGACAAACAAGGGGGGATGGGTGTGTTCTTTCCCACGGAACCCTTCCGCGGTGTGCGGATCAATGCTCGAGCTGCTTAAATAGTCGGTCGAATCTTTCGTGCAACATGACAGTGTTTTTAATTATTCAGCAGGTGAGAAATGTGCGTCTTATGTCCGCAGCAAAGCCCATAGTAAAACGGACGTGATGGTTATGACAATTATAGGCAGGGATAGGGCCCTGGAGAACCCATTGTTGGCGTGCGTGGAAATGAGAAGAAGGTCTAGCGCCTGCGTCCCTAGTCGTATATTCGATGGCCATTAGACGGAAAAAGCGCTTGTTTGTACCAATGATTACAAAGCAGTAAGCTATCTATCCAAGCAATCCATTGTTGCGGTCGATGAGTTGAGTCAGCGTTCAGGGCGTGATACCAGGGATACTTAAGCGAACAAGATTGGATCTTGAGATGTTGTGTTCCTTCTTTGGTTTGGTTCCAAATAAGCAAGAAACCAATCTACAGCATACCAATCGCCATTATGTACGTGGATAGTTTCAGGAACACATTTTTTGTTGACGTTTTAGAGTATTTCGGCTGGACCAAAGCTTTCAATGACATGGCGATGGTTGATCCAAACCTGAGGGCCAGTTCTGACTTAGAGGCCTTGAAGGGATCAGCTCCCAGTGAGAGCTCGGTGAGTTCTGAGAATATCGAGGTCGAGGTCGAGGCcgaagagaaagagaaagagatagCAACTGCAAAGGATCCATTTTTGGTTGAATTTTCAGGGCCCGATGACCCAGAGCACCCTCACAACTGGCCCACTTGGAAAAGAACTTTGGTTATCGCCGAGGTGATGCTGCTTACGACGGTCACTTACATGGGCTCTGCGATCTATACGCCGGGCCAGGAACAGATTCAGAAGGAATTCGGCGTTGGTCATGTTGTTGGAACGCTGAATCTTTCGATGTACGTCTTGGGTTATGGTTTGGGTCCAGTAATATTCTCGCCTCTTTCAGAGTTTGCAAAGATCGGAAGACAGCCACTGTATATTCTGACGTTTTTCGGTTTTGCGATGTTGCAAATCGGTTGTGCTTTGGTGGATAATATCGCAGGGCTGGTCATTCTACGTTTTATCACAGGTGTGCTGTGTTCTCCCTCGTTGTCCACTGGTGGTGCGACTGTCGGGGACACTGTGAAGCCTGATCTCGTTCCTGTTTTCATCGGGTTGTGGTCTGTTGGTGCTGTCTCGGCTCCAGTACTTGGTCCTTTGCTTGGAGCTGCTATGGTTGATGCTAAGAATTGGAGATGGATTTTCTGGCTATTGATGTGGCTTGCCTCTGCCTTATTAATCGTTCTggttctcttcttccccGAGACTAGCGAAGAGTCAATCCTGTACCGCCGTGCTACTAGGTTGAGAAAAATCACTGGTGATGACAGATACTATACTGCAAAGGCTAGAAGCGAAGATGAATTGAgtatcaaagaagttgCAGTCATTGCTCTTTACAGACCTTTTAAGATCATTATCAAGGAGCCAATTGTGCTGGCGTTGGATCTCTATATCGCCCTTTGTTATGGTACGTTCTACCTATTTTTCGAGGCTTTTCCTATCGTCTTTATTGGAATCTACAATTTTACGCTTGTTGAGGTGGGTCTTGCCTATATGGGCTTCTGCGTTGGTTGTGTTATTGCCTATGGAATCTGCCTCATCTTTTTGTCTCAATACGTAGCCAAGAAAGCGGCTCGCAATGAGTTTTCACCTGAACTGTTCATGGTCCTTGCTATGTGGGTATGTTTTTCCCTGCCTCTCTCGTTGTTCCTCTTTGGTTGGGCTGCAAGTGTTCATTGGATTCTTCCCATTATTGCAGAGGTTTTCTTTGTCATTGCTGTTTTCAATCTGTTCCAGGCCACCTTCGCTTACCTTGCTATTTCCTATCCAAAATATGTGGCCTCCGTCTTTGCTGGAAACGGTGTTTGTCGTGCAGGGTTTGCCTGTGCATTCCCTCTGTTCGGTAAAGCGATGTACGATAACTTGGCAATCGATGGTTATCCAGTGGCGTGGGGATCATCTCTGCTAGGATTTTTCTCCATTGCTTTGGCTGCGATCCCATTCCTACTCTACAAGTGGGGTCCTTACCTCCGTAGCAAATCTTCGTTCACCGACTAATAATTAAACTTCTTATAGTGATAGACTGCTGGGTATATACTTTTATTCAATCTCCGGTTTTTGGCcactttttttttctcgaGATTACCGTCACCGCTATCAGAACAGAGTGCGGCTAGCTTCCAGCAATTACCTGCAATACGATTTCTGCTCTGCAATAGTTAACTAGCATTCTTTAAGCACAGTGCAATGAATATCAGCTGTTCTTGCTCTAAATGCGTAGATGGGTCATGTATATAGAGACCTGTTAGGTCGTGCTATATCCAGGCGGAGTTAACGGCCTTCCAACGCGGCCTTTGGAGCAAATGTGCAGTGATGCAGGGTCAAACTTAAATTGAATAGTCCGAAGTAGAACTACCCTGTCCGATTTTTACAGAGGGACATGTTAGCGATTTAAGCTTTAACTCCGCGCGGGGTCTAACTCCGCAACTAATTGTAGCGGGGTATGAGAATGGTAAGTCCGTTTTGTATCTCCGGATGGAGGGGTCCCTCCGCCTCTCCGGACAGCTGGCGCTATTTGAGATAATCAACCATTGATCACCTCAATTATTTAAAGACTCAACTGCCATGCAATTCGAAATGTGAATTACCATCAGACTAAGTTCAAAGGAGTGTCAAGCAACATGAAAGGCATTAAAATCAAAAACATATTCGCAAAGGTCGAAGACCGGCCCACGCCGTCTCAAGTTTACAATTGGAGGATATACTTTACCGCGATGCTGGCATCGACGGCTTCTATCCTCATCGGTTATGATAGTGGGTTCATTGGTGGTACGGTGGCCAACCCACACTTTCTACCAAACTTCGGCGTGAAGCCAAACACCACCGAGGCAGACAACACTACTGCTAACGTGATTTCATGCTTCCATGCAGCCGCATTTTTTGGAGCCCTTCTGGGCTATCCATTAGCGCACTACTGGGGCCGCCGCAAGGGGCTGATAGTGTTTTCTGCCATCGGTGCCATTGGCGCAGCTGTGATGATAGCAGCGATACAAGGCAGTCTCGCCCCTATGTATATTGGCCGTGTGCTCACCGGTTTGACCGTTGGGGCCTCGACAAACTTGACAGTCGTTTACTTGAGTGAGGTTTCTCCCTCGCCTATTCGTGGACAGATCGTTGCACTTTATGAGCTTGGATGGAGAGTCGGAGATCTGGTTGGATTCTGGATCAACTATGGTGTCGTTGAACACGTTCCACCGGGCAACAAACAGTGGCTAATTCCACTAGCTGTTCAATTGATTCCAGCCGCGTTGTTTTTCGTTGCTTCTCTCATAATGGTTGAATCGCCTCGTTGGTTATTCCAGGTCGGACGTGACTCGGAAGCTATTAAGAATCTAACGTGGCTCAGGAATCTGCCTGTGGACTCAGAATACGTCGAATGGGAAATCAATTCTATCAAAGAATCGATCGATTACCAAAACAAAACCGTCGGAACAGGAATTCTAGATCCCGCAAAGGAAGTTTTTATCAGAAACACTAAGTACTTCAAGCGGTTGGGAATCACATGCTGCTTGTTTTTATTCCAAAACTTCATGGGTATTCAGGCTTTAAACTATTACAGTGTGCCATTGTTTAAGAGCTTGGGTGTCAAGGGAACTAATGCCAGTCTTTTCTCGTCCGGTTTGTTTGGTGTTTGCAAGTTCATCTGCACCTTCATTTACATTTTCTTAATAGTGGACTGTTTTGGAAGACGTATCGCATTCTTGGtgtcttcctccttttgTACCGTCTTCTTCTGGTATATTGGCGCCTATTTGAAAGTCGTG
This genomic interval carries:
- the FLR1 gene encoding Flr1p, encoding MYVDSFRNTFFVDVLEYFGWTKAFNDMAMVDPNLRASSDLEALKGSAPSESSVSSENIEVEVEAEEKEKEIATAKDPFLVEFSGPDDPEHPHNWPTWKRTLVIAEVMLLTTVTYMGSAIYTPGQEQIQKEFGVGHVVGTLNLSMYVLGYGLGPVIFSPLSEFAKIGRQPLYILTFFGFAMLQIGCALVDNIAGLVILRFITGVLCSPSLSTGGATVGDTVKPDLVPVFIGLWSVGAVSAPVLGPLLGAAMVDAKNWRWIFWLLMWLASALLIVLVLFFPETSEESILYRRATRLRKITGDDRYYTAKARSEDELSIKEVAVIALYRPFKIIIKEPIVLALDLYIALCYGTFYLFFEAFPIVFIGIYNFTLVEVGLAYMGFCVGCVIAYGICLIFLSQYVAKKAARNEFSPELFMVLAMWVCFSLPLSLFLFGWAASVHWILPIIAEVFFVIAVFNLFQATFAYLAISYPKYVASVFAGNGVCRAGFACAFPLFGKAMYDNLAIDGYPVAWGSSLLGFFSIALAAIPFLLYKWGPYLRSKSSFTD
- the RTG2 gene encoding Rtg2p (ancestral locus Anc_3.579), which produces MSAISDSDTETEVVSRNLCGVVDIGSNGIRFSISSKAAHHARIMPCVFKDRVGVSLFEVQYAANSLEKAPIPSETIKDICAAMKRFKLICEDFGVPESGVRVVATEATREALNSDAFIQAIYDSTGWEVELLTKEDEGRIGAFGVISSFNNVSGLYMDMGGGSTQISWISCINGEIKQSDTPVSLPYGAGALSRRLKVEEKRALFLEIKEAYSSAIKKINIPQNMIDEAKEKGGFDLFTCGGGLRGMGHLLLSQSKDYPIQTIINGFSCSYEDFSAMCDYLFLKRKVPGSKDSKIFKVSDRRASQLPAVGLLMSAAFDSLPRIKTVHFSEGGVREGTLYSILPREIRAQDPLIIATRPYAPLLAEKYLQLLKSAIPEDLINDITYKRIAPALCNLAFVHASYPKELQPTAALHVATSGIIAGCHGLSHRARALIGIALCNRWGGDIPDVEENYMRSLEEIVLRDGNKLERRRIIWWTKYIGTIMYVICGVHPGGNIRDGVFNFDVLERRVPTDDMKNLTIDEALATPNGDGLASTNNRSRREFEVVVRIGKDDLKTSASVRSRIITLQKKIRKLSRGSSEKVKVSVEFCDEH
- the RPN12 gene encoding proteasome regulatory particle lid subunit RPN12 (ancestral locus Anc_3.580) — translated: MASLLDMMKSLCVAFGSQDYMSCKKLLGPIKTELIKNNLLIPDLQSKNEAYINDLAIANKFLEIGALVSIYTLDFDSFQSFFAQARVYYFCSNPRLSESENKSKLISLYLLVLLSKGEITKFHSQLEYLSRNISNLEEDELLSYPINVEKRLMEGSYRKAFDLLSSGSKVPEFDVFTETLIDAIREEIARNTEVAYESLPLVSINALLFFANEKESERFALERGWTVEHGSVYFKKEDLTDVAVEKISVIEKTLKYAINLEAIV
- a CDS encoding sugar porter family MFS transporter, yielding MKGIKIKNIFAKVEDRPTPSQVYNWRIYFTAMLASTASILIGYDSGFIGGTVANPHFLPNFGVKPNTTEADNTTANVISCFHAAAFFGALLGYPLAHYWGRRKGLIVFSAIGAIGAAVMIAAIQGSLAPMYIGRVLTGLTVGASTNLTVVYLSEVSPSPIRGQIVALYELGWRVGDLVGFWINYGVVEHVPPGNKQWLIPLAVQLIPAALFFVASLIMVESPRWLFQVGRDSEAIKNLTWLRNLPVDSEYVEWEINSIKESIDYQNKTVGTGILDPAKEVFIRNTKYFKRLGITCCLFLFQNFMGIQALNYYSVPLFKSLGVKGTNASLFSSGLFGVCKFICTFIYIFLIVDCFGRRIAFLVSSSFCTVFFWYIGAYLKVVDPTKPGVDPGPGGKAAIAMMYLWTCSFILAWSGGPFVWAAEVYEQNIRVFTQSLNAAVSWVPIFIMTRLTTNMVKSMRYGIFFFFACIALLSIPFVFFFVPETKGIPLEEIDKLFHKGIPARRAHAIVSKELMAINNSKIDDSEGSRFDLEDNPKKGEELFIENASGSTEDERSRTST
- the HXK2 gene encoding hexokinase 2 (ancestral locus Anc_3.581) encodes the protein MVRLGPKKPPARKGSMADIPKDLMEQIHGLEVIFSVSPEKLRAVVKHFIGELNKGLSKKGGNIPMIPGWVMEYPTGTEKGDYLAIDLGGTNLRVVLIKLGGDRTFDSTQSKYKLPDSMRTTRNHEELWAFIADCLEAFIVEQFPDGVKGKLPLGFTFSYPCSQSKINEGYLQRWTKGFDIPNVEGRDVVPMLQKHLEEKKLPIDVVALINDTTGTLVASLYTDSETKMGVIFGTGVNGAYYDVCSGIEKLEGKLPADITPDSPMAINCEYGSFDNEHMVLPRTKYDVMVDEQSPRPGQQAFEKMSSGYYLGELLRLALIDLHEQGFIFKDQDLTKLKIPYIMDTSYPSKIEDDPFENLEDTDELFSKDLGIQTTSPERKLIRRLCELIGTRSARLSVCGIAAICQKRGYETAHIAADGSVFNKYPGFKERAAEALKDIYGWKDLKPQQYPIQIVPSEDGSGAGAAIIAALTEKRLAAGKSVGVLESK